The following proteins come from a genomic window of Oncorhynchus mykiss isolate Arlee chromosome 19, USDA_OmykA_1.1, whole genome shotgun sequence:
- the LOC110497180 gene encoding NADH dehydrogenase [ubiquinone] 1 beta subcomplex subunit 6, producing MTGYTADEKLRVEQISNLRRKWLKDQELSPREPVLPKTAPGPVAKFWAGFLEPKTLCRLYTYKVYTGGVFALTRLLIPAWVVHYYVKYHVAKKPYGIVELKPRLFPGDTILETGEVVPDLPESHGHH from the exons AGCAGACGAAAAGCTCCGCGTAGAGCAGATTTCAAACCTCAGGAGGAAATGGCTGAAGGACCAAGAGCTCAGTCCCAGAGAGCCCGTGCTGCCAAAGACAGCCCCCGGGCCGGTGGCAAAATTCTGGGCTGGCTTTCTGGAACCGAAGACCCTGTGTAGACTTTAC ACCTACAAAGTCTACACTGGTGGAGTGTTCGCCTTGACCCGGTTGCTGATCCCTGCCTGGGTTGTGCATTATTATGTGAAGTATCATGTTGCT AAAAAGCCCTATGGCATCGTGGAGCTGAAGCCCAGGCTGTTCCCT GGCGACACCATCTTGGAGACGGGAGAGGTTGTTCCAGACCTCCCAGAGAGCCATGGTCACCACTGA
- the LOC110497170 gene encoding E3 ubiquitin-protein ligase Topors-like, whose protein sequence is MAAAKMTLRLRKKSALDKSSEVLSAEASPDSKCPICLDRFNNMAYLDLCLHKFCFRCIHEWSKNKAECPLCKQPFNSIYHSIQSEKDFKKYDLRPTENGSFGSFAGERFRYRTTLTGARRQDQRRTSPPPDNGVMFEALTGASPPPRQDRGLRRMMARLAARRRAESEGRTVRSLREQEMIKFRRALYRRGVRVRSVRDGGRSRDISAEFFQKNPACLHRLLPWLKRELVVLYGAHGSLVNIVQHIIMSRITRYDMEDRAIHEELQPFLQARTDHFLHEFVNFARAPFNMEAYDQHAVYDCPAPSSDEGSSSNSSVIAISEDEEEGDSVELDPMSGGALSQSTWDDETPGPSYSTTEPTRALLLSIRDSDSESSVGEECGAVLQPKTPRLTADSAWVKTDKDGQACTSSGDEDCIIVGFVKPLAERTPELVKLSSDSEESVLEEIKDEVPRLLQHIRFTSLSPASSQGQCPGKAEGVERKQDVSCSKERRNTSPSIRCESSSSKSASKNRGQTEKDGRRCHSRDSSRERPRSRSRDRGRRSRSADRSRSTKSPAISINSDSTLSRGRRQSRSQSRDRSHTKWEKTRDNKDSSRSGRSHDSSSHSYHWHYYSRESERDSSAMLYTERRSYYSSSHRNIDCRSPSQSPDSHRRDKRRSRSRSSTCSPSGAHRKSRHEKPSGKRKYKSRHLEEPSPKDQSSIALDEPPSSTTSSYVKDKKKSKEKRHRKSKEKSGGKRSRSLSVEIIFEGSSSEQTRKHQKKKKKHKKKGKRHRSKERTGSRKHSPTVITIDSDSDQHTAEGANDANHTCPVSSSTSNSVLAPSTTTTTGNPADSGLLESMLQDWEQQIPPVGLDSGVLEAKPPINVAAASDTPTQSEGVLSQSASADEANSHSPSNDNTSHFLEES, encoded by the coding sequence ATGGCAGCAGCAAAGATGACCTTACGGCTACGCAAGAAGAGTGCCCTGGACAAGTCCTCTGAGGTTTTGTCTGCCGAGGCGTCTCCAGACTCTAAGTGCCCCATCTGTCTGGACCGATTCAACAACATGGCCTACCTCGATCTCTGCTTGCACAAGTTCTGCTTCCGCTGCATCCACGAGTGGTCCAAGAACAAAGCTGAGTGCCCGCTATGCAAGCAGCCATTCAACTCTATCTATCACAGTATACAATCAGAGAAGGACTTCAAGAAGTATGACCTGCGGCCCACGGAGAACGGTTCCTTTGGGAGTTTCGCAGGGGAACGGTTCCGCTACCGCACCACGCTGACGGGGGCGCGTCGGCAGGACCAGAGAAGAACATCCCCTCCCCCCGACAACGGGGTCATGTTCGAGGCCCTAACGGGGGCTTCCCCCCCTCCTCGACAGGACCGAGGCCTCCGCCGCATGATGGCGCGCCTGGCGGCCAGGAGGCGGGCAGAAAGCGAGGGCCGGACCGTGCGCAGCCTCCGTGAGCAGGAGATGATCAAGTTCAGACGGGCGCTCTACCGGCGAGGGGTGCGAGTGCGGAGCGTGCGAGACGGTGGCCGTTCCCGGGACATCTCGGCGGAGTTCTTTCAGAAGAACCCGGCCTGCCTGCACCGCCTGTTGCCCTGGCTGAAGAGAGAGCTGGTGGTGCTGTACGGCGCTCACGGCTCCCTGGTCAACATCGTGCAGCACATTATCATGTCCCGCATCACCCGCTATGACATGGAGGACCGGGCCATCCACGAGGAGCTGCAGCCTTTCCTCCAGGCCCGCACCGATCACTTCCTGCATGAGTTTGTCAACTTCGCCCGAGCACCCTTCAACATGGAGGCCTACGACCAGCATGCCGTCTACGACTGCCCTGCGCCGTCCTCGGACGAGGGCAGCAGCTCCAACTCCTCGGTGATTGCCATCTccgaggatgaggaggagggcgaTTCTGTGGAGCTGGACCCCATGTCCGGGGGCGCCCTGAGCCAGTCAACATGGGACGACGAGACACCCGGACCTTCGTACTCCACAACAGAACCCACCAGGGCCCTGCTGCTATCCATCAGAGACTCTGACTCAGAGAGCAGTGTGGGGGAGGAGTGCGGAGCAGTGTTACAGCCAAAGACCCCTCGCCTGACTGCGGACTCTGCTTGGGTGAAAACCGACAAGGACGGACAGGCGTGTACCTCCTCTGGCGATGAGGATTGCATCATCGTGGGCTTTGTAAAACCCCTTGCTGAAAGGACCCCGGAGCTGGTCAAGCTGTCCTCTGACTCAGAGGAGTCTGTTCTGGAGGAGATCAAAGATGAAGTGCCCAGGCTGCTTCAACACATCCGCTTCACCAGCCTTAGCCCCGCCTCCTCTCAAGGCCAATGTCCTGGGAAGGCAGAGGGGGTGGAAAGGAAGCAAGATGTATCGTGCTCCAAGGAGAGACGTAACACCTCACCCTCAATTAGATGTGAGTCATCATCTAGTAAGTCAGCAAGCAAAAACAGAGGACAAACTGAGAAAGACGGCAGGAGATGTCACAGTCGAGATAGCTCTAGAGAGAGGCCACGGTCGAGAAGCAGAGACCGGGGGAGGAGGTCCAGGAGCGCCGACCGCAGCCGCTCGACCAAGAGCCCGGCTATCTCCATCAACAGCGACAGCACTCTGTCCAGAGGCAGGAGGCAGTCACGCTCCCAAAGCCGCGACCGCTCCCACACTAAATGGGAGAAGACGAGGGACAATAAAGATAGCAGCCGATCAGGCCGCAGCCACGACTCATCGTCACACTCCTATCACTGGCACTACTACAGccgggagagtgagagggacagcAGTGCCATGCTCTACACAGAGAGGAGGTCCTACTACTCCAGCTCACACAGGAACATCGATTGCAGGTCCCCGAGCCAGAGTCCTGATTCCCACCGGCGGGATAAGAGGCGCTCCAGAAGTCGTTCCAGCACCTGTTCGCCGTCCGGCGCTCACAGGAAGTCTCGTCACGAGAAGCCCAGCGGGAAGAGAAAGTACAAATCGAGACACCTGGAGGAACCTTCCCCCAAAGACCAGTCCTCCATAGCCCTCGACGagcctccctcctccaccacctcgtCCTATGTGAAAGACAAGAAGAAGAGCAAAGAGAAGCGTCACAGGAAGTCCAAGGAGAAGTCTGGGGGGAAGAGGAGCAGGAGCCTCAGCGTGGAGATCATCTTTGAGGGCAGCTCCTCAGAGCAAACCAGGAAGcaccagaagaagaagaagaagcacaaGAAGAAGGGCAAGAGGCACAGGAGCAAAGAGCGCACAGGGTCCAGGAAACACTCGCCCACTGTCATTACCATAGACAGCGACAGTGACCAACATACTGCCGAAGGCGCTAACGATGCTAACCACACCTGCCCGGTAAGCAGCAGCACAAGCAACAGCGTGCTAGCGCCTagcacaaccaccaccacagGCAACCCTGCAGACTCTGGCCTGCTGGAGTCCATGTTACAAGACTGGGAACAGCAGATTCCACCTGTGGGTCTGGACAGTGGAGTGCTGGAGGCCAAGCCTCCTATAAATGTTGCTGCTGCTTctgacacacccacacagagtgaGGGGGTTCTGTCCCAATCTGCCTCTGCGGATGAGGCAAACTCTCATAGCCCTTCAAATGacaacacaagtcattttttggaAGAATCATAA